The stretch of DNA GAGAAATACAAAGATGGAGGGGGGTCAGGGCTTACTAGTGGTTCCATTTGTGCCAAGCAGCTCAATATACGGGTGTATCTACCCCATCAACTGGGGAGTGGGCTGGATATATTCAGTTTGGGCAACCAAAATGCCATTGGAAATGCCTTATTAGTGTGGGAAAGGCCAAGGCCAAGTTAATGAGTTGGCTGGCCTTGACGTTGCAGTTTGATAAGGGGTGGTTATAGGTTGAAGTTGTGGTTCTAGATGATGGACATGGGACCACCATCCCAGAAGTTGACTCAAATGACTGGAAACCAAAACTGGGGTGTTTTTATTAAATTGAGATCTCCTAATAAAATCACCATTTTCAGGTTCCACCATCAGAAGTTCCCCTGGGTGCTGCCCAACCAAAAGTGAGGAGATGGATGTTGAGTTGGGCCAATGACTGGTTCCTGATTGGACCGTGCCCCTGAGTGATGTagagaaataaaaacatacacTTTGCTcaccacttattattattattaatgagatACATGGGCTCAGAACACTTACGGATGCCCACCTATCCGTGCCAACACCCCCGTGCCCCCGAGTGCCAACACCCCTGGCACCAGAGTCCCAAAGAAAGAAACCAAAAGTGCAAAGACAGGAAAGAAAATGGCACCATATCAATATTCATTACATGTGTCCCATTGTGGGTCCAGTGTGGGTTTGTGGGTTGGTCCTGATTGTGAGTGGGATCTTGGTTTGGGGGTTAATTGTTTTTCTTAATGGGATCTCCTTTTGTGGGTTGACCCTGTTTCTGAGTGGGATCTTGGTTAGTGGGTTGGTTCTGATTCTGAGTGGGATCTTGGTTTGTGGGTTGGTTCTGATTCTGAGTGGTATCTTGGTTTGTGGGTTGGTTCTGATTCTGAGTGGGATCTTGGTTTGTTGGTTGATTCTGAATCTGAGTGGGATCTTGGTTTGTGGGTTGGTTCTGACTCTGAGTGGGATCTTGGTTTGTTGGTTGATTCTGAATCTGAGTGGGATCTTGGTTTGTGGGTTGGTTCTGACTCTGAGTGGGATCTTGGTTTGGACCTTGAGGTTTACTGGATTTCATGTCATCGTAATAGGCGCCTGCTATGTTTTTAAGAAAGTCCAAAAACTCTACAAACTCCATTGGCTTCTGGTTCTTTGTGTTCTTGTATTGTAGAAGCATCTCCTTGGCTTTAGGGTGGTTGGGATCCTGGAGAAAAGAAAGAACATCCATGTTACTGAGCATTGAATCAGTTGAATCAGACATCGGGGAAGGTTCCATACATCCAAGATGAGCAGATCTGCCCTTTGAAGCCATTTCTGCCCAACAAGATGGACATCCCCTTGGGCTCCTACAAGGGGGTTCTCATAGTCTAACCCTATAATTATCCAGTCAGGTCTAGGTGCCCCTTGGGTACTGACTCTACAACAGGAAACTTGCCCAACCATTGGGTACATCCCCCAACCAGACTCACTGGGGCCTCCTACCCAAGGATCCTTCCCTACCTTGATGGTTCCCAAACAGTGGATTGGCCTCCTAGAGAAACCTAGAGCCTTGGTCGGGGACCAGACTAAATGCtgccagttagggtgaaatttgggtGAAATTTGGGAATTTGGGAAATTTTCATTTTATCATCTCCTAGtgcataatttttactggcccGGTGGCAAATCTATAGATGCATCACAGTGGCGGGGACGGGTGACCagccaggcagttttgacctggacagccctaccaaaaactGGCCTATCAGGATCAAAACcatacaggtggcaaccctagtaccAGGGGCTCAGCTCTCTCAGAAGCGGTACCTTAACAGATTCCACAAACTCATTCTGGATCAGGTTCTGGAACTCCTCAGGGCTCAGCGTGTCCTTGGGAGAGCTCTGGCTGCTGTAGATGGTGAAGGTTTCAATGGACCCTTGGACGGCTGCGAGAAGCTTGGCCATGGCTGATTGGGACCCTGCAGGCAATAAGACAGTTTGTGATTGGTGGGTCAGGGAGTAAAGGGAATGGTGATTGGGTGGGATACACAGCATTAGTCAGATGTTTGGGTGGGGATGGAGGAGAAGGTTGGGTTGAGGGAACAGTAACTCAGACTATTGGGGGGCACCAACAGCCAGCGCCATCTGAGAGCGGGGAAAGTAATATCTATTGATACCTGGTGGAACCCTTACATGATCAGCATGTCCGCAAAATGTAAAGagaacttatggggctgttcctgctgaattgtgcttagtacaggggaatccctatgtgaaatagttttatggtatctctctgtacaggctatgagcaaacttagggggctgttcctgctgaattgtgcttagtacaggggaatccctatgtgccatagttttatggtatctctctgtacaggctatgggcaaacttagggggctgttcctgctgaattgtgcttagtacaggggaatccctatgtgccatagttttatggtatctctctgtacaggctatgggcaaacttagggggctgttcctgctgaattgtgcttagtacaggggaatccttatgtgccatagttttaaggtatctctctgtacaggctatgggcaaacttagggggctgttcctgctgaattgtgcttagtacaggggaattcctatgtgccatagttttaaggtatctctctgtacaggctatgggcaaacttagggggctgttcctgctgaattgtgcttagtacaggggaatccctatgtgccatagttttatggtatctctctgtacaggctatgggcaaacttagggggctgttcctgctgaattgtgcttagtacaggggaatccctatgtgccttagttttatggtatctctctgtacaggctatgagcaaacttagggggctgttcctgctgaattgtgcttagtacaggggaatccctatgtgccatagttttatggtatctctctgtacaggctatgagcaaacttagggggctgttcctgctgaattgtgcttagtacaggggaatccctatgtgccatagttttatggtatctctctgtacaggctatgagcaaacttagggggctgttcctgctgaattgtgcttagtaaaggagaatccctatgtgaaatagttttatggtatctctctgtacaggctatgagcaaacttagggggctgttcctgctgaattgtgcttagtacaggggaatccctatgtgccatagttttatggtatctctctgtacaggctatgggcaaacttagggggctgttcctgctgaattgtgcttagtacaggggaatccctatgtgccatagttttaaggtatctctctgtacaggctatgggcaaacttagggggctgttcctgctgaattgtgcttagtacaggggaattcctatgtgccatagttttaaggtatctctctgtacaggctatgggcaaacttagggggctgttcctgctgaattgtgcttagtacaggggaatccctatgtgccatagttttatggtatctctctgtacaggctatgggcaaacttagggggctgttcctgctgaattgtgcttagtacaggggaatccctatgtgccatagttttaaggtatctctctgtacaggctatgggcaaacttagggggctgttcctgctgaattgtgcttagtacaggggaatccccatgtgccatagttttatggtatctctctgtacaggctatgagcaaacttagggggctgttcctgctgaattgtgcttagtacaggggaatccctatgtgccatagttttatggtatctctctgtacaggctatgggcaaacttagggggctgttcctgctgaattgtgcttagtacaggggaacacCTACCTTGTTCAGTTGTTTCTGAGTTTTCTTTCGGGGCCCCACACAGAGACTCGCCTTCCTTGGATTTCACAGATTCATAATAAGCCGCTGCTGCATTTTTAAGAATACCCAAAAACTCTTTGAAATCCACTGGCTTATCACATTGTGTAGATTGTAGAATCACCTCGATAATTTCAGGGTGATTGGAACCCTAAAGAAAAGAGCCAATAGGAATGTATCACTGCATTGATCCTTTCCGACCCAGtgactaaagggcaagtaaatccaGTTTATTACTTTGTACATAGCAAAGGGCTTGTTGGATCTGCCCCAGTTTCCCTCAGGTACTTACCTTTTGCTGAATTTTTGACTGTAATTTCAGCAATACGGACAATTgaattattgtatatttttggaaaatgttgtgcattttTGTGCACCCACTGGGGGGCAGCGTACCCTGCCCTCTGTGCTTAATATGGGAATTGCCACTGGTGAAACTAAGGGAGGAGCTGCTGATTATACTGTAACTGGGAACACCAGCCCtgtagtgggaaccttcccttgCCTTGTCCTTAGTGCTCTGTATAATTACAGCCTGTGCTCCCTCATCCCTAGATAGCAAttaagggggagagaggagagatggtagagagcagagaggggagggggagagaggagagatgggagagagcagagaggggtgggactggagagatggtagagagcagagataggagggaaagagaggagagatggtagatagcagagaagggagggggagagatcgtagagagcagagaggagatggggagagaggagagatggtagagagcagagatgggagggggagagaggagcaacgGTAGAGAGCAGATAGGGGAGGGAGAGGGAGGAGAGATGGTAGAGGGTAGagaggggatggggagagaggagagatggtagagagcagagaggggggctGAGAGAGGAAAAATGGTAGaaagcagagaggggagggagagagaggggagatGGAAGTgagcagagaagggaggggaagagaggagagatggtagagagcagagatgggagggagagagaagagagatggtagagagcagagaggggagggagagagaggagaggagagatggtagagagcagagaggggatggagagagaggagagatggtagagagcagagaggggagggagaggagagatggtagagagcagaAATAGGAGGGcaagagaggagagatggtagagagcagagaggggatgggaagagaggagagatgataaagagcagagatgggagggggagagaggagagatggtagagggcagagaggggagggaaagaggagagatggtagaggGCAGAGAGGGGAGGctgagagaggagagatggtacagagcagagaggggagggggagagaggagcgaCGGTAGAGAGCAgataggggagagagagagaggagagatggtagagggcagagaggggatggggagagaggagagatggtagagagcagagaggggaggctgAGAGAGGAAAAatggtagagagcagagaggggagagatggtagagggcagagaggggagggaaagaggagagatggtagaggGCAGAGAGGGGAGGctgagagaggagagatggtacagagcagagaggggagggggagagaggagcgaCGGTAGAGAGCAGataggggagggagagagaggagagatagtagagagcagagatgggagggagagagaagagagatggtagagagcagagagggagagagaggagaggagagatggtagagagcagagaggggagggggagagaggagagatggtagagagcagagaggggagggagaggagagatggtagagagcagagaTAGGAGGGCAAGAGAGGAGAGATagtagagagcagagaggggatggggagagaggagagatggtagagagcagggatgggatggggagagaggagagatggtagagagcagggatgggatggggagagaggagagatggtagagggcagagaggggagggaaagaggagagatggtagagggcagagaggggatggggagagaggagagatggtagagagcagagaggggaggctgagagaggagagatggtagagagtAGAGAGGGGATGGGGAGAGATGGTAGTAAGCAGAGAAGGGAGggtgagagaggagagatggtagagagcagagagggaagggagaggagagatggtagagagcagaAATAGGAGGGcaagagaggagagatggtagagagcagagaggggaggcagagagaggagagatggtagagagcagagaggggagggagagagacgggagatggtagagagcagagaagggagggggagagaggagagatggtagagagcagagagaggatggggagagaggagagatggtagagagcagagatgggagggagagagagagaagagagatggtagagagcagagagggagagagaggagagatggtagagagcagagaggggagggagagagaggagagatggtagagagcagataggggagggagggagaggagagatggtagagagcagagaTAGGAGGGcaagagaggagagatggtagagagcagagaggggatggggagagaggagagatggtagagagcagggatgggagggggagagaggagagatggtagagggcagagagggcagggaaagaggagagatggtagagggcagagaggggatggggagagaggagagacggtagagagcagagaggggaggctgagagaggagagatggtagagagtAGAGAGGGGATGGGGAGAGATGGTAGTAAGCAGAGAAGGGAGGGTGAGAGAGGGgagatggtagagagcagagaggagagggagaggagagatggtagagagcagagaTAGGAGGGcaagagaggagagatggtagagagcagagaggggaggcagagagaggagagatggtagagagcagagaggggagggagagagacggGAGATGATAGagagcagagaagggagggggagagaggagagatggtagagagcagagagaggatggggagagaggagagatggtagagagcagagagcagagatgggagggggagagaggagagatggtagaggGCAGAGAGGGGATCAGGAtagaggagagatggtagagagcagagaggggaggctgagagaggagagatggtgaagagcagagaggggatgggggagagaggagagatggtagagagcagagaagggagggggagagaggagagatggtagagagcagagaggggagggagagagaggagagatggtagagagcagaTAGGAGAGGAAGAGGctgagagaggagagatggtgaagagcagagaggggatggggagagaggagagatggtagagagcagagaagggagggggagagaggagagatggtagagagcagagaggggagggggaaagaggagagatAAGAGGGGCGGAGgaggtgggagggggagagaggagcaaactgagcagacttgttctgtgccctgaaggatatttctgagagaggaagtctgacacagaggaacatgtgacacaaaaggagagaagaaatcctgtgtttcttttgatagaggactcagtgcagcgtttctgtgagtgcttatggctgtatttacatagaccttttttgaCAACGCTTCTGAGAAACCTCTGACTGCTGGCTTGCCCTTTGCTATGCCAGAAAGTGAGTCTGGTTAGGTAACGCTGCAGGAAGCTCTGGTTTCCATGTGGCCATGTTGGCCAGgtagattttttttccaattaaagtAATTTCTGCCCAACGAGATAAATAGACCCTTGGTCTTCTAAAAGGGGGCTCTCATATTCTAACCCTTTAATTATCCAATCAGTTATCTGTACTGTTGGGTGCCACCTGGGTCTACAACAAGAAAGTTGCCCAATCACTGGGGTGCATCCCCTAACCAAACTCTCTCACTTGGGCCCCCTACCCAAGGATCTTTCCCTACATCAGTGGATCCCACACTATGGGCTTCCCTCTTAGAGGAGCCTAGAACCCTGGCTGGGTCCTTCCATAGAAACTCATGGCAGCCCAGTTAGCATCAGATTTGGTCTGGAAACTACTCTAGATATTCTTGGATCTCTGAAGAAAAGGCTAAAACAGGGTTATTTGCATATGTGCATAACTGTGTTACTAATGAAGGGCCTCAAAGGGTGAAGAAGTTAGAAAACCAGTGGCCTCCATGCTTGGGAGATGTCCCAGCAGGACCTCCATCACAAACCCTTGTTCTCCCCCATGGTTGCCTTGCCCAATAAAGTGCCAGCTTTGGGAACATTGAAGGTGCAACTGTGCCAGGGGCTGAGCTCTCTCAGTACCAGTACCTTAGCAAGATCTGCAAGCTCCTTCTGGACCAGGTTCTTGAACTCCTCAGGGCTCAGTGAGTCACAGGGGGAGCTCTGGGCGCAGTGGCTGGTGAACGTTTCAATGCTTCTTTGGAAGGCTATGAGAAGCTTAGACATGGCTGGTTCTGATCCTGCAGGCAATAGAACAGTTGGTTATTGGTGGGTCAGGGAGTACTGGGAATCCAGCCTGGGGGGGCATTCGGCTCTCTATACAGGGTATGAGCAGACTgagggggcagttcctaatccaTTGCCCTCAAGTCTACCAGTGACGAGTTTCCCATTCACAGGGTCAGACCGTCCCAATAGGGTGGCCACCTTTTTAGAAGAAATTTattggccagcagggggcagtgacatAGGCGGGTAGCCCATGACTTCAAAGGGGGTGGTTGATGACaaagggggtggagctatgaCATCACTGACAACCAGGAGGATCGGGGAAAAGAAAAAAGGCTACGTTTCTACTATATTCTGGATCAGGGTCTTAATGGGGGCGGTTGCCATAGTGACaacccagaatccatcacttcacaatggaacgaCTAGAGGAAGGGTCTGtgttacactgtgagcctaaagggGTGGGGAACGGGCCCCGGAGAGCCCGGGCAGAGCATCATGGTTCCCTTTCAGTCTGTGCCATCCCTACTGAGTAAGCTGGCGTCAAAAAggaatatttaccctttaatttgAATTAACCCACAATGGAGGGAGAAGGGAAACCAGCAGAATAATAAGTATAGCCAATAATATTCAAACATAAACTCCACACTAACCAGTCATCCCAACCCTTCCCTAGGAActggcaccctagcaaccagatagcagtacAGACAGCAAAAAGCTGCTAGAGGCTGAGacagaaacaaaaattacaaCTAAAAGGTaaagtttaacttcccctttaaatgctgctACAGAGGTTCCCCATAGGCAGAGAGAAGGCGGTACCGTACCTGTCACAGTGCGGCGACCCAATGTACTGAGATACGAGCGGCTTTTGTGCTGCACCCAAACCAGATACAGCAGGTAGGTCACTGGGTGCCCtttatatatacagattggggtgtcacccTATTGGCCCACACCCAGGGTCCCTAATCCCCGCCCCTCCCCCGCAATTAGCCTGGAATggccctacctacctacctctgTATCAGTAAGtggggaatgggctcagttagggggaaaggctggcccagttgggattggttacactggggaaggggcagttaagggggggtcactatatataaatatataagggggggcagtaatgaaatagagaaagtacagggaagagcgactaagctgataaagggaatgggctcagttatggggaaaggctggcccagttgggattggttacactggggggggggggcagttaagggggggtcactatatacagtggaggaaataatgatttgacccctcactgattttgtaagtttgtccaatgacaaagaaatgaaaagtctcagaacagtatcatttcaatggtaggtttaacagtggcagatagcacatcaaaaggaaaatcgaaaagataacttgaaataaaagatagcaactgatttgcatttcattgagtgaaataagtttttgaaccctctaacaaaaaaagacttaatacttagtggaaaaccccttgtttgcaagcacagaggccaaacgtttcttgtaattgatgagcaagtttgcgcccattttaggaggaatgttggtcccactcctctttgcagatcatctctaaatccctaaggtttctgtctctgtgcaactctgagcttgagctccctccataggttttctattggattaaggtccggagactgactaggccactccatgaccttaatgtgcttcttcttgagccactcctttgttgcctttgctgtatgttttgggtcattgtcgtgctggaacacccatccaccacccattttcagtttcctggcagagggaaggaggttgtcgttcaggatttcacgatacatggctccgtccattttcccgttaatgcgaataagttgtcctgtgcccttagcagaaaaacacccccaaagcaaaatgtttccacccccatgcttgacggtggggacggtgttttgggggtcataggcagcatttttcttcctccaaacacagcgagttgagttaatgccaaagagctctattttggtctcatcagaccacagcaccttctcccagtcactcacagaatcattcaggtgttcattggcaaacttcaggcctgcacatgtgccttcttgagcagggggaccttgcgagccctgcaggattttaatccattgcggtgtaatgtgtttccaatggttttcttggtgactgtggtccctgctaatttgaggtcagtaactaactcctcccgtgtagttctaggatgctttttcacctttctcagaatcattgacaccccacgaggtgagatcttgcgtggagccccagagcgaggtcgattgatggtcattttgtgctccttccattttccaacaatcgcaccaacagttgtcaccttctctcccagcttcttgctaatggttttgtagcccattccagccttgtgcaggtctacaattttgtctctgacatccttgggcagctctttggtctttcccatgttggagagtttggagtctgcttgattgattgattctgtggacaggtgtcttttatacaggtgactagttaagacaggtgtccttaatgaggttgactaattgagtagaagtgtctaaccactctgtgggagccagaactcttaatggttggtaggggttcaaaaacttatttcactcaatgaaatgcaaatcagttgctatcttttatttcaagttattttttccattttccttttgatgtgctatctgccactgttacacctaccattgaaatgatactgttctgagacttttcatttctttgtcattggacaaacttacaaaatcagtgaggggtcaaataattatttcctccactgtataaatatataagggggggcagtaatgaaatagagaaagtacagggaagagcgactaagctgataaagggaatgggctcagttatggggaaaggctggcccagttgggattggttacactgggggggggggggcagttaagggggggtcactatatataaatatataagggggggcagtaatgaaatagagaaagtacagggaagagcgactaagctgataaagggaatgggctcagttatggggaaaggctggcccagttgggattggttacactggggaaggggcagttaagggggggtcactatatataaatatataagggggggcagtaatgaaatagagaaagtacagggaagagcgactaagctgataaagggaatgggctcagttatggggaaaggctggcccagttgggattggttacactgggggggggggggggcagttaaggggggggtcactatatataaatatataagggggggggcagtaatgaaatagagaaagtacagggaagagcgactaagctgataaagggaatgggctcagttatggggaaaggctggcccagttgcgattggttacactggggaaggggcagttaagggggggtcactatatataaatatataagggggggcagtaatgaaatagagaaagtacagggaagagcgactaagctgataaagggaatgggctcagttatggggaaaggctggcccagttgggattggttacactggggaaggggcagttaaggggggggggtcactatatataaatatataagggggggcagtacgTTACACACACTGGGTAGCTGTGAGTGCTGAGTGATTTCTATTGGTCCTTTTCTCACTGTAATTATCTTTTATAGCTAATTAAACATGCCGAGGGATTAATAATAAGTGAGGGGCGAGTTTATTGGGTGCCAGTAGATTTACATGTCATCCATAATTAATGAAATTGATACCATGAAGTAACTGATTAATGACCCTGTTGCTAGGAGACTAATCCTAACTAATTATTAGCAACAGATCACAGGGTGCATGTCCTGAGCCGCGGCCCCTGTTTATTTGGGTTACGGATACATTCTAGGAATAGACTCTAAGGTG from Xenopus tropicalis strain Nigerian chromosome 8, UCB_Xtro_10.0, whole genome shotgun sequence encodes:
- the LOC116406949 gene encoding putative uncharacterized protein DDB_G0279653 — encoded protein: MSKLLIAFQRSIETFTSHCAQSSPCDSLSPEEFKNLVQKELADLAKGSNHPEIIEVILQSTQCDKPVDFKEFLGILKNAAAAYYESVKSKEGESLCGAPKENSETTEQGSQSAMAKLLAAVQGSIETFTIYSSQSSPKDTLSPEEFQNLIQNEFVESVKDPNHPKAKEMLLQYKNTKNQKPMEFVEFLDFLKNIAGAYYDDMKSSKPQGPNQDPTQSQNQPTNQDPTQIQNQPTNQDPTQSQNQPTNQDPTQIQNQPTNQDPTQNQNQPTNQDTTQNQNQPTNQDPTQNQNQPTNQDPTQKQGQPTKGDPIKKNN